The following DNA comes from Amycolatopsis albispora.
GCCGCGCCGCGTGCTCCGGCTTGCCGCGCCGCGGGTCGCTCCCGAAGACCCGCCCGAAGAGGTCGGTGAGCGTGGTCGTGTACCACTCGCGGTGCGCGAGGATCACCTTGCGCACGCGGTCCTCGGGGTCCGGGTACTCGGCGGCGGCCTTGAGGAACGCGCAGCCGCGGAATTCCGGCGAGGCCAGGCTGTCGGCGACGGCCGCGCCGATCGCGCGCAACGCGTCCGCCGGAGATGGCGCGGCCTCGACGGCGGCCAGCACACCCGCCCGCATGTCGGCATCAACGCCGCGCAGGTAGGCGACCACCAGGTCTTCCTTCGAAGGGAAGTGCCGGTAGAACGTCGCGCGCGTCGCCGGCGCCTCGGCGAGGATCCGCTCGACGCCGACCGCCCGGATGCCCTCGCGGTAGAACAGCCCGCTCGCCGTGGACAACAGCCGCTCACGGGCTTCGGATCGCTCTCCCGATGAGCTGCCGCTGGTCTGGGTGGCCATGAGCCGACAGTAGCAGAAAGAACGATCGGTCTTGCACTTCCCGACAAGCCATGCCACCCTACAGCGGCAGAGAGAACGGTCTTTCTGCCTCTGCCTGGAAGGAACCCCATGACCACGACCACCGCCGCCGCGCCTGCCCTCCGCCGGCTCTACTTCGTCCGCTTCGGCTTCGCCTTGGTCTGGGCGGTCGCGCTCTTCCTGACCGCCGCGAGCGTCGGCCCGGTGAGCGCGACCCTGCTCGTGCTCTACCCGCTGTTCGACGTGGGCGCCGCCGTCGTCGACGCGCGTTCGTCCCGGGCGGGCCGGTCCGCGCCGGGGCTCTACGTCAACATCGTGATCAGCGGACTCGCCGCCGCCGGGCTGGCTTTTGCGGTCACCTCAGGTATTCCGGCGGTCCTGCGGGTGTGGGGTGTCTGGGCCGTCACGGCAGGCGTCGTCCAGCTCGTCGTCGCACTGCGCCGACGCGCGCTCGGCGGCCAGTGGCCGATGATCACCAGCGGCGCCATCTCCACCCTCGCCGGGGCCGCGTTCTTCCTGCAGGCCGCCGACGGCTCGCTGCGCAACCTGGCGGGTTACGCCCTGCTCGGCGGCGTCTTCTTCCTCGTCTCTGCACTGCGCCTGGGGCGGGCCGCCGCCTAGGCCGAGCTTGTCGGACAGTTCGCGCAGGCATTCTTCGGAGACGGGTTCCAGCTGGTGCAGAACTTCCATGCACAGCAGGCCATAGAGCCGGGTCCACGTTGATGGCGACCGCGGACGGCTCCCGGCGACCACCAGCCTGCTCTAAGCAAACCTAGAGTCATTAAGGCGCCGCAGGTGAAGGTGATCATCGTGGGCGGCGGCATCGGCAGGCTGACCGCGGCAGCCGCGTTCCAGCACCGCAGTTGGCAGGTGGAGGTGCTCGAACGCACTGCCGAGTTCACCGAAATCAGTGCCGGGTGTCGATCCAGACCAACGGTCTTCGCGCGCTGGACACCCTCGGCGTGCGCGCGGGCCTGGCGGAATACGACCGCATCCGCAGACCTCGCACCCAGCTGGTCGCCCGCCGTTCCCGCCAGGCGGGCGCCCCCGGGCACTGGACGTCCCCACCCCTGACCACCCTCCGCGACGCAGCTCTGCCCTGCTGCCGAAGCTGCCTACGTCTGGACGCCTCCCGGTGTACCTTGACGGGCTCAGCCGCACGGAAGGCGAGCGCCATGCACGAGGGCACCGGGGAAACTCCGCAGCTTCCCAGCCCCATCGACCTCCTGGCGGCCTTTCCCTGCCCGGCAGCCGTCGCCGACGCCGCGATGGCCTGCGGCCCGATCAGTTCCTTCCGAGCGGATGGTGTCAACGGCAACCCCTGGGGCCTGGACGCCCTCTACTGGGACAACGAGCGGAACCGGCTCCTGACCGTCAGGACCGTCCGCCCGTCCACCGGCCTGGATCCGCATGGCCTGCCAGGGGAAAACGCCTCGATCCAGCTCGTCAACTTCCTGGCCCCCACCCGCCGCCACCCGCAGACAGCGCATGCCGACTACATCGATATTCGCAGCGCGGTCCAGCAAACCGAGCCATACTCCGTTGATGTGGCGGTGAACGGCACCTGCCACACCGCCACCCGCATCGACGTACTGGCCCTCTCGGTGGTCGAACTAGCGTGGGAAGACCGCACCGTCTTCGCCACCGGGCAACCATCACTGGTCGATCGGCTCACCCTGCGCTCTGCACACGTAGCCGACCTGACACACCTGCAACCACGCCAAATGCCAAGCCACCAAGATAGGCACAGATTCCCACCGGGGTAGTTCCGAGCGCAGTGTCCGATTCTCGGCAAGCACGACGGCTCCCACCACGCAGCCTATTACTGCCGTATCCGACACACCTGTCCATTTGAACAGCGTTCAAATACCCCGTTTGGTCCCTAGTCTGCCAAACGTCAACCACGTTAGCGTGGACGTCGTACCGAGGGGGTGCATCCGTGCCGGGTTCGGATCAGAGCATTGTTCTGCGATTCATCGCGTTGATCATTGGCCTTTTGGTCGCCGCGTGCTCGACAGGCAACCCCGAAAATCCAGCCCCCGTGCCGCCGCCGAGAACCCTACCCGCCGATTGGCCGGCGGAACCAAAAGAAGTCGAGGTGCAGCCCCAGCCTGATTCTCGATCAAAGCACTGGGAGGACGTCCTGCGGGCTGCCCTCGGCGGATCCGCAACCGTGGTGGCCACCCGCTCGACAGCACAGGCGGTCGACGGCACGACCAGCTACTGGGTCACCGCCCTGCTCGAAGCAGGAGGGAACAGCTACGGTTCCGTACTCGCCCGCGTCGACGACCCACCGATCACCAGTGCCGAGCCCACCTGCGCCGGCTGGATGCAGCCCTGCTCGACCAGGGAAGTGGCCAACGGCACCGCGGTGGTCATCGATCGCCGTGCGCAGGGCACAGTGCTGGCGGACCTCTACCGACCCGACAGAACCCAGGCGGTTCACGTTGTCGCAAGCGACCTGGTGACTTCGGACCAAGCAAAATTCTGGCACGGCGGGAACCGGTACACGGCACCGCTTCCCACGCCGGAGATCGTGACCGAAATCGCGGTACAAATAGCGAACCCCCAGTAATTTCATTCGAGGCCACCCACCTCGACCAGCAGTTCCGAAAACACAGAAGGAAGGGGTTTATTCAGCATGCCCACAACACAGATAAAGATATTCTCGTCCGTGGCGGCGCTGACCACATTGCTGACCACCGCTCCGGCGGCACTGGCCCAGGACACCAGCGACGACGCGCTGCTGCAACTGACCGCGCGGTACCTGCAGGACCGCGCGAACCGGGTCACCGAGCAGGCGGCCTCCTACGGGGCGCTGACGTCGGTCGAGGCCACCGAACCGTTCCAGCACAGATTGTCCACGGAGTCGGCGGAACTCGACCGGCTGAGATCGCTCTGGAAGGACACGGCCTCCGAGCTACAGGGCGCGCACATCGAGATCAAGGCGCCGCAGATCCAGCGCTCGAACACCAAGGCTGTGATCAACTTCGTCGAACGCACCGAACTTCACTTCGCCAACCGCACCTCCGCCGACAGCCCGGCCAGCACCTCGTACAAAGTCGGCCACACGATCGATTTCGTGCGCACGTCGACCGGCTGGGAACTGGCGGCTGACGTGCTCGACCTGCCCCAGAACACCGTCGATCCGATTCCTTACTTCAGGCCCGTCAAGACCGGTGACGCAGTTCCATCGGCACCACCAGCGGGAAAACCCGTGCCCCCGTCGCTCCGTCCAGCCACCCCACCCAGCCCCGGGATCGAGAAACCGGCCGCCCCACCCCTTTCCGCGGCAGCGTCCTACAGCAGGCAAGCGATGGCTGATTACGCCCGGAAATGGGCGTTGGGCCGGAACCCCGCATATGAAAGTTTCGGCAACGACTGCGCGAACTTCGTGTCACAATCGCTGCGAGCGGGTGGGTGGAAGAACGTCGCCAACTACCACAACACCCCGGATGCCTGGCGGCACCTCGTGGCCGCAGCCGGCCGCCAGCTCAACAGCAACACTTGGAGCGTTTCCCACGACCAGCTCTACTTCGGCTGGACCTACTCCGGTCGGACTCGGAACATCGTGGGGGAACCGGTGTATCTGGGAGCTCTCGTCTACGCCGACTGGGCCACCGCCGGGGGCGGCGTCGGGCACGACGGCCACATCGATCACGCGATGATCGTCAGCAAGGTCACCGATCATTGGGACTGGAACCAG
Coding sequences within:
- a CDS encoding TetR/AcrR family transcriptional regulator — protein: MATQTSGSSSGERSEARERLLSTASGLFYREGIRAVGVERILAEAPATRATFYRHFPSKEDLVVAYLRGVDADMRAGVLAAVEAAPSPADALRAIGAAVADSLASPEFRGCAFLKAAAEYPDPEDRVRKVILAHREWYTTTLTDLFGRVFGSDPRRGKPEHAARHFVMMRDGAMSGAHLDGVDSVGDAFRRGVEGLLTVLH
- a CDS encoding amidase domain-containing protein encodes the protein MAALTTLLTTAPAALAQDTSDDALLQLTARYLQDRANRVTEQAASYGALTSVEATEPFQHRLSTESAELDRLRSLWKDTASELQGAHIEIKAPQIQRSNTKAVINFVERTELHFANRTSADSPASTSYKVGHTIDFVRTSTGWELAADVLDLPQNTVDPIPYFRPVKTGDAVPSAPPAGKPVPPSLRPATPPSPGIEKPAAPPLSAAASYSRQAMADYARKWALGRNPAYESFGNDCANFVSQSLRAGGWKNVANYHNTPDAWRHLVAAAGRQLNSNTWSVSHDQLYFGWTYSGRTRNIVGEPVYLGALVYADWATAGGGVGHDGHIDHAMIVSKVTDHWDWNQIYLSYHTTDTLDISMTQLYHKGGGDAVNYYFFDLNDAA